One genomic window of Actinoalloteichus hoggarensis includes the following:
- a CDS encoding 16S rRNA (uracil(1498)-N(3))-methyltransferase, producing MTSSSMARDGLPLFLTELPAGADQIVLSGPEGRHAATVTRLRVGERLLLADGRGEVAKAEVISVTKDELRAVLRERVREAEPALRVTMAQALLKGDRAELAVDQAVEVGVDALVPWRAARCVARWDSGPRGAKALERWRSTARSAAKQARRSWLPPVHEPTTTAGLAERVRSAALALVLHESADARLTSVDLPASGELLLVVGPEGGIDDAELAALTEAGARPVLLGDTVLRASTAGVAALAALWARSGRW from the coding sequence ATGACGAGTTCGTCGATGGCCAGGGACGGCCTGCCGCTGTTCCTCACGGAGCTGCCCGCCGGGGCGGACCAGATCGTGCTGAGCGGGCCGGAGGGGCGACACGCGGCCACGGTGACGCGGCTGCGGGTCGGCGAGCGGCTGCTGCTGGCCGACGGGCGCGGCGAGGTCGCCAAGGCCGAGGTGATATCGGTCACCAAGGACGAGCTGCGGGCGGTCCTCCGCGAGCGGGTCCGGGAGGCCGAGCCGGCACTGCGCGTGACGATGGCCCAAGCCCTGCTCAAGGGTGATCGGGCCGAACTCGCGGTCGATCAGGCCGTGGAGGTCGGCGTCGACGCGCTGGTGCCCTGGCGTGCCGCTCGCTGCGTCGCACGCTGGGACTCGGGGCCACGCGGCGCCAAGGCGCTGGAGCGCTGGCGCTCCACGGCCCGTAGCGCGGCCAAACAGGCCCGCCGATCCTGGCTGCCGCCCGTGCACGAGCCCACGACCACCGCCGGGCTCGCCGAGCGGGTCCGGTCGGCCGCGCTCGCCCTGGTGCTGCACGAGTCCGCCGACGCCCGCCTGACCTCCGTCGACCTGCCCGCGTCGGGAGAGCTGCTGCTGGTGGTGGGCCCGGAGGGCGGGATCGACGACGCCGAGCTGGCCGCGCTCACCGAGGCGGGAGCCCGCCCCGTCCTGCTGGGCGACACGGTGCTGAGGGCGTCGACGGCGGGTGTCGCCGCGCTGGCCGCCCTGTGGGCGCGTAGCGGCCGCTGGTGA
- a CDS encoding ABC transporter ATP-binding protein, whose translation MSVIEVRNLRKSYRDHVAVHDVSFAVEEGEIFGIIGPNGAGKTTTVECVEGLRAPDGGTIEVLGRHPRRDGQELRQLIGVQLQESALPEKATVRESLELYSSFYRKPVDWRPLAEDLGLSGKLSSRYGKLSGGQKQRLSIALSLVGGPKIAFLDELTTGLDPQARRDTWEVIEGVRRRGVTIVLVTHFMEEAERLCDRIALINGGRVAAVDSPSGLIANVQAEQRIRFRTSAPIDDRFLTDLPEVRSVEHQGSQLLVSGHGELLLAVTAALSAARVSPLDLRVEQASLEDAFVALTGRRIEENPVAAGSN comes from the coding sequence GTGTCAGTCATCGAAGTGCGAAATCTGCGGAAGAGCTATCGCGACCACGTCGCGGTGCACGACGTCTCCTTCGCCGTGGAGGAGGGCGAGATCTTCGGGATCATCGGTCCCAACGGAGCGGGCAAGACGACCACGGTGGAATGCGTCGAGGGCCTGCGCGCCCCGGACGGCGGCACCATCGAGGTCCTGGGCAGGCACCCGAGGCGGGACGGGCAGGAACTGCGGCAGCTGATCGGCGTGCAGCTCCAGGAGAGCGCGCTGCCCGAGAAGGCCACGGTGCGGGAGTCCCTGGAGCTGTACAGCTCCTTCTATCGCAAGCCCGTCGACTGGCGACCTCTCGCCGAGGACCTCGGCCTGTCCGGCAAGCTCTCCAGCCGCTACGGCAAGCTCTCCGGCGGCCAGAAACAGCGACTGTCCATCGCGCTGTCGCTCGTGGGCGGCCCGAAGATCGCCTTCCTCGACGAGCTGACCACGGGGCTCGACCCGCAGGCCCGGCGGGACACCTGGGAGGTCATCGAGGGCGTCCGGCGTCGGGGCGTCACGATCGTGCTGGTCACCCACTTCATGGAGGAGGCCGAGCGGCTCTGCGACCGCATCGCGCTGATCAACGGCGGCCGTGTCGCCGCGGTGGACAGCCCGAGCGGGCTCATCGCGAACGTGCAGGCCGAGCAGCGCATCCGGTTCCGGACGTCCGCTCCGATCGACGATCGGTTCCTCACCGACCTGCCCGAGGTCCGGTCGGTGGAACATCAGGGGAGCCAACTGCTGGTCAGCGGGCACGGCGAACTGCTGTTGGCCGTCACGGCCGCCCTGTCCGCCGCTCGCGTCAGTCCCCTCGACCTGCGTGTGGAGCAGGCCAGCCTCGAAGACGCCTTCGTCGCCCTGACCGGGCGTCGGATCGAAGAGAACCCCGTCGCAGCAGGGAGCAACTGA
- the recO gene encoding DNA repair protein RecO, whose protein sequence is MALYRDTGVVLRVQKLGEADRIITLLTRRHGKVRAVGKGVRRMSSRFGARLEPFGHVDVQLYTGRTLDVITQVQTLDAFGAGLVPDYQRYTAGCAVLEAADRLSAEEGEPVLRLYLLLVGALRALADGVRDPMLVMDAFLLRAMTQAGWAPALAECARCGRPGPHRAFNVPAGGTVCETCRPPGSVSPAPETVALLSALLHGDWPAAEASDQRCRREGSGLVAAHLQWHLERSLRSLPLVDRRGGEPDGVPSESAPV, encoded by the coding sequence ATGGCCCTGTACCGCGATACCGGTGTGGTGCTGCGGGTACAGAAGCTCGGCGAGGCCGACCGGATCATCACCCTGCTCACCCGCAGACACGGCAAGGTGCGTGCCGTGGGCAAGGGCGTCCGGCGGATGTCCTCCCGATTCGGCGCCCGGCTGGAGCCCTTCGGGCACGTCGACGTGCAGCTCTACACGGGGCGGACCCTGGACGTGATCACCCAGGTGCAGACGCTGGACGCCTTCGGTGCCGGCCTGGTCCCCGATTACCAGCGGTACACGGCGGGCTGCGCCGTCCTGGAGGCGGCCGACCGGCTCAGCGCGGAGGAGGGCGAGCCGGTGCTCCGGCTGTACCTGCTCCTCGTGGGGGCGCTGCGGGCGCTGGCCGACGGGGTGCGGGACCCGATGCTGGTCATGGACGCCTTCCTGCTCCGGGCGATGACGCAGGCGGGTTGGGCGCCCGCGCTCGCGGAGTGCGCGCGCTGCGGACGTCCCGGACCGCACCGCGCCTTCAACGTGCCCGCGGGCGGCACGGTGTGCGAGACCTGTCGGCCGCCCGGTTCGGTGTCCCCCGCTCCGGAGACCGTGGCGCTGCTGAGCGCGCTGCTACACGGCGACTGGCCCGCCGCCGAGGCCTCAGACCAGCGTTGTCGGCGTGAGGGCAGCGGGCTGGTGGCCGCTCACCTGCAATGGCATCTGGAGCGCAGCCTGCGATCGTTGCCGCTGGTGGACCGGCGCGGCGGCGAGCCGGACGGCGTGCCGTCGGAGTCGGCGCCCGTCTGA
- a CDS encoding PhoH family protein yields the protein MAKSNITVPDALVLNLLGSRDENLRAVEELLSADVHVRGNEITLTGKPADVAFAERLFSELLTLVGRGQQLSADVVRRTVGMLTADAGESPAEVLSLDILSRRGRSIRPKTVNQKRYVDAIDKNTVVFGIGPAGTGKTYLAMAKAVQALQAKQVNRIILTRPAVEAGERLGYLPGTLYDKIDPYLRPLYDALHDMVDPESVPRLTQAGTIEVAPLAYMRGRTLNDAFIILDEAQNTTPEQMKMFLTRLGFGSKIVVTGDITQVDLPGGTRSGLRVVRDILGDVDDVHFSMLTSHDVVRHRLVSDIVDAYERWQTVQEHPTADAEDGPGARAGRGRRQGR from the coding sequence ATGGCCAAGTCGAACATCACCGTGCCCGACGCCCTCGTGCTCAACCTCCTCGGTTCTCGTGACGAGAACCTGCGGGCGGTCGAGGAGCTGCTCAGTGCCGATGTGCACGTCCGAGGCAACGAGATCACCCTCACGGGCAAGCCTGCCGACGTGGCCTTCGCGGAGCGACTGTTCAGCGAGCTGCTGACCCTGGTCGGCCGCGGCCAGCAGCTGAGCGCCGACGTGGTCCGACGCACGGTGGGCATGCTCACCGCCGACGCGGGCGAGTCGCCCGCCGAGGTGCTCAGCCTGGACATCCTGTCTCGGCGCGGTCGATCGATCCGGCCCAAGACGGTGAACCAGAAGCGTTACGTCGACGCCATCGACAAGAACACCGTCGTCTTCGGCATCGGTCCGGCGGGCACGGGCAAGACCTACCTGGCGATGGCCAAGGCCGTGCAGGCCCTCCAGGCCAAGCAGGTGAACCGGATCATCCTGACCCGCCCGGCCGTGGAGGCGGGCGAACGCCTCGGCTACCTGCCCGGGACCCTCTACGACAAGATCGACCCGTACCTGCGGCCGCTCTACGACGCGCTGCACGACATGGTCGACCCCGAGTCGGTGCCCAGGCTCACCCAGGCCGGAACCATCGAGGTCGCGCCGCTGGCCTACATGCGCGGCCGCACGCTCAACGACGCCTTCATCATCTTGGACGAGGCGCAGAACACCACGCCCGAACAGATGAAGATGTTCCTCACCCGGCTCGGCTTCGGCTCGAAGATCGTGGTGACCGGCGACATCACGCAGGTCGACCTCCCCGGCGGCACGCGCAGCGGCCTCCGCGTCGTCCGGGACATCCTGGGCGACGTGGACGACGTGCACTTCTCTATGCTCACCAGCCACGACGTGGTCCGGCATCGACTGGTCAGCGACATCGTGGACGCCTACGAGCGGTGGCAGACGGTGCAGGAGCATCCGACGGCCGACGCCGAGGACGGACCCGGTGCGCGAGCCGGTCGTGGCCGCCGACAGGGACGGTGA
- a CDS encoding ABC transporter permease translates to MSGMTRIFVHEWKLFFRDPTAAFFGFIFSPGLLMIFGLIPAFSVPDPALGGVRLLDLYVPIMIAIALATVAIVTLPATMTAYRERGILRKLSTTPVSPLHLLLAQLLVNLAVALASIAATILLGRFVHGIALPANPGGLLLMTVLLAVALFGVGLLICAVVPNSRMASGVGTVVYFPVMFFAGLWLPRDAMPDVLRTISDLTPVGAGVQALQDTVAGGWPPLGAVAVMACYAVVLIGLAAKIFRWD, encoded by the coding sequence ATGTCCGGAATGACCAGGATCTTCGTCCACGAGTGGAAGCTCTTCTTCCGGGACCCGACCGCGGCCTTCTTCGGCTTCATCTTCTCGCCGGGGCTGCTGATGATCTTCGGTTTGATCCCGGCCTTCAGCGTTCCCGACCCCGCGCTGGGCGGTGTGCGACTGCTCGACCTGTATGTGCCCATCATGATCGCGATCGCCCTCGCCACGGTCGCCATCGTCACCCTGCCCGCGACGATGACCGCCTACCGGGAGCGGGGCATCCTGCGCAAGCTCTCGACCACGCCGGTGTCGCCGCTCCACCTGCTGCTCGCGCAGCTGTTGGTGAACCTCGCGGTCGCCCTCGCCTCGATCGCCGCCACGATCCTGCTGGGGCGCTTCGTCCACGGCATCGCGCTGCCCGCCAACCCCGGCGGCCTGCTGCTGATGACGGTGCTCCTGGCGGTCGCGCTGTTCGGCGTCGGACTGCTGATCTGCGCGGTGGTGCCGAACTCGCGGATGGCCTCGGGCGTGGGCACGGTCGTCTACTTCCCGGTGATGTTCTTCGCGGGACTGTGGCTGCCCAGGGACGCCATGCCGGACGTGCTGCGCACCATCAGCGACCTCACCCCCGTCGGCGCGGGCGTGCAGGCTCTCCAGGACACCGTCGCGGGAGGGTGGCCTCCGCTCGGTGCCGTCGCGGTCATGGCCTGCTACGCGGTCGTCCTGATCGGGCTCGCGGCCAAGATCTTCCGATGGGACTAG
- a CDS encoding YbjN domain-containing protein translates to MTDSEIPSDQRAGEAAKTAALLSAAREALERYHEVHTDDDGALTFRHGEVPCAVQAMQLAEGLTVLSLTCVVAWDLPDDDTLAKSAAERAGQGLFGTLGVVRTGKGMDVTLRYAFPAEGMGATPLSTMLMLVVSTASQLRTELLDTAGGQDRPGGQDRV, encoded by the coding sequence GTGACGGACTCGGAGATCCCCTCGGACCAGCGAGCGGGGGAGGCGGCCAAGACGGCGGCCCTTCTCTCGGCCGCCCGCGAGGCGCTGGAGCGCTATCACGAGGTGCACACCGACGACGACGGGGCGCTCACCTTCCGTCATGGCGAGGTGCCGTGTGCGGTGCAGGCCATGCAGCTGGCCGAGGGGCTCACCGTGCTGAGCCTCACCTGCGTCGTCGCCTGGGACCTGCCGGACGACGACACGCTGGCCAAGTCGGCCGCCGAACGCGCCGGGCAGGGCCTCTTCGGCACGCTCGGCGTCGTGCGCACCGGGAAGGGCATGGATGTCACCCTTCGGTATGCCTTCCCCGCCGAGGGCATGGGCGCCACACCGCTGAGCACCATGCTGATGCTGGTGGTGTCCACCGCCTCGCAGCTGCGCACCGAGCTGCTGGATACGGCGGGCGGCCAGGACAGACCGGGCGGCCAGGACAGGGTGTGA
- a CDS encoding histidine triad nucleotide-binding protein has product MSDSESDCLFCKLLAGELPCSVIRETDTTFAFRDVNPQAPTHVLLVPRSHYPDAATLTAEDPALLVDLFHVAADVAEEEGVADSGYRLLFNTGPDAGQTVFHAHLHLLGGQPLGPLVGAQPSAVRQG; this is encoded by the coding sequence ATGAGTGATTCGGAGTCCGACTGCCTCTTCTGCAAACTGCTGGCGGGCGAGCTGCCGTGCAGCGTGATCCGCGAGACGGACACCACCTTCGCCTTCCGAGACGTCAACCCGCAGGCGCCCACCCACGTGCTCCTCGTGCCCAGGTCGCACTACCCCGACGCCGCGACCCTCACCGCCGAGGACCCCGCCCTGCTGGTCGACCTCTTCCACGTCGCGGCTGACGTCGCCGAGGAGGAGGGCGTCGCCGACAGCGGCTACCGGCTGCTGTTCAACACCGGGCCGGACGCCGGTCAGACGGTCTTCCACGCGCACCTGCACCTGCTGGGCGGGCAGCCGCTGGGCCCGCTGGTCGGCGCGCAGCCGAGCGCCGTGCGCCAGGGCTGA
- a CDS encoding hemolysin family protein, which produces MMLSLAALLVVFAGAFAAADASLSTVSRARVDELVRTGRAGAKTLAEVVADRPRHINLLLLLRLACELTATVLVTIVVVATFDSDGLAVLIAVLIMLLVSYVLVGVGPRTIGRQHPYGVGCLVAGPVRLLGRVLSPLARLLILLGNAITPGRGFREGPFSSEVELRELVDIAEQRGVVEAGERQMIHSIFELGDAVVREVMVPRTEVIWIEQDKSVRQALALCLRTGFSRIPVIGETVDDVVGVVTIKDLVRTWTDAAPDGAGERMDVQVDTVMRPAVLVPDSKGLVDLLREMQVSRNHLAIAVDEYGGTAGLLTIEDILEEIVGEITDESDIGERPPVERIDENSARVSARLPVADLGEVFDVELDDHDVDTAGGLLARRLGRVPLPGAEAEISGLLLRAEGGKDGRGRMRISTLLVTRVSPPTAGADESEAESIEQQERSTAGG; this is translated from the coding sequence ATGATGCTGTCGCTGGCCGCGCTGCTGGTCGTCTTCGCGGGGGCCTTCGCCGCCGCGGACGCCTCCTTGAGCACGGTGTCCCGCGCCCGAGTGGACGAGCTGGTCCGCACGGGCAGGGCGGGGGCCAAGACCCTGGCGGAGGTCGTCGCGGACCGCCCCCGACACATCAACCTGCTGCTGCTGCTTCGTCTCGCCTGCGAACTGACGGCCACGGTGCTGGTCACCATCGTCGTGGTGGCCACGTTCGACTCGGACGGGCTGGCGGTCCTGATCGCCGTCCTGATCATGCTGCTGGTGTCCTACGTGCTGGTGGGCGTCGGCCCCAGGACGATCGGCAGACAGCATCCCTATGGCGTGGGCTGCCTGGTGGCGGGTCCGGTCCGCCTGCTCGGTCGGGTGCTCAGCCCGCTCGCGCGGCTGCTGATCCTGCTGGGCAACGCGATCACCCCGGGACGCGGCTTCCGGGAAGGGCCGTTCTCCTCGGAGGTCGAGCTGCGCGAACTGGTCGACATCGCCGAGCAGCGGGGAGTCGTCGAGGCGGGCGAGCGACAGATGATCCATTCGATCTTCGAGCTCGGCGACGCGGTCGTCCGCGAGGTGATGGTTCCGAGGACCGAGGTGATCTGGATCGAGCAGGACAAGTCGGTCCGACAGGCACTCGCGCTCTGCCTGCGAACCGGCTTCTCCCGCATCCCCGTCATCGGCGAGACCGTGGACGACGTGGTGGGCGTGGTGACCATCAAGGACCTCGTCCGGACGTGGACCGACGCGGCGCCGGACGGCGCGGGCGAGCGGATGGACGTCCAGGTCGACACGGTGATGCGTCCCGCGGTGCTGGTCCCCGACTCCAAGGGGCTGGTCGATCTGCTGCGGGAGATGCAGGTCTCCCGTAACCACCTGGCCATCGCCGTCGATGAGTACGGCGGCACGGCGGGCCTGCTGACCATCGAGGACATCCTGGAGGAGATCGTCGGCGAGATCACCGACGAGTCGGACATCGGCGAACGCCCGCCGGTGGAGCGGATCGACGAGAACTCCGCCAGGGTCAGCGCCCGCCTGCCGGTCGCGGATCTCGGCGAGGTCTTCGACGTGGAGCTCGACGATCACGACGTGGACACCGCGGGCGGCCTGCTGGCACGCAGGCTCGGACGAGTGCCGTTGCCGGGAGCCGAGGCCGAGATCAGCGGCCTGCTGTTGCGGGCCGAGGGCGGCAAGGACGGACGCGGGCGGATGCGAATCAGCACTCTGCTGGTCACCAGGGTCTCCCCGCCGACCGCCGGGGCCGACGAGTCCGAGGCAGAGTCGATCGAGCAGCAGGAGAGGAGCACGGCCGGTGGCTGA
- a CDS encoding isoprenyl transferase produces the protein MLRRFRSGRDQYTPRPPDPHPSGARPPAIPPALVPNHVALVMDGNGRWAKARGLPRTDGHRRGEEVLSDVVSGAIELGVKWLSVYVFSTENWKRSPEEVRFLMGYNRDVLRKRTDFMVEHGVRVRWAGRRPKLWRSVIDQLEDAEERTKDNDVLTLTLCVNYGGRAEIADAAKEIARRVAAGEINPDKVDEKLIARYLYNPEMPDVDLFLRPSGELRTSNFLVWQSAYAELVFMETLFPDFDRMALWRACEAYAQRDRRFGGVKNQQAGPVPPAEGDDVVEEPNGGTD, from the coding sequence ATGCTGCGTCGGTTCCGGAGCGGGCGAGACCAGTACACGCCCCGCCCCCCTGACCCGCACCCGTCCGGGGCACGTCCCCCCGCCATCCCGCCCGCGTTGGTGCCCAACCACGTCGCGCTGGTGATGGACGGCAACGGGCGATGGGCCAAGGCCAGAGGGCTGCCGCGCACCGACGGCCACAGACGCGGCGAGGAGGTGCTCAGCGACGTCGTCAGCGGAGCCATCGAGCTCGGCGTCAAATGGCTGTCGGTCTACGTCTTCTCCACCGAGAACTGGAAGCGAAGCCCCGAAGAGGTGCGCTTCCTGATGGGCTACAACCGGGACGTGCTGCGCAAGCGCACCGACTTCATGGTCGAGCACGGGGTGCGGGTGCGCTGGGCCGGCCGTCGCCCCAAGCTGTGGCGCAGCGTCATCGACCAGCTCGAGGACGCCGAGGAGCGCACCAAGGACAACGACGTCCTCACCCTGACGCTCTGCGTCAACTACGGCGGCCGGGCCGAGATCGCCGATGCGGCCAAGGAGATCGCCCGGCGGGTGGCCGCCGGGGAGATCAATCCGGACAAGGTCGACGAGAAGCTCATCGCGAGGTACCTGTACAACCCGGAGATGCCGGACGTCGACCTGTTCCTGCGTCCCTCCGGAGAGCTGCGCACCTCGAACTTCCTGGTCTGGCAGTCGGCCTACGCCGAGCTGGTGTTCATGGAGACGCTGTTCCCCGACTTCGACCGGATGGCGCTGTGGCGGGCCTGCGAGGCCTATGCCCAGCGCGATCGGCGCTTCGGCGGTGTGAAGAACCAGCAGGCGGGGCCCGTCCCGCCCGCCGAAGGCGACGACGTCGTCGAAGAACCGAACGGAGGCACTGACTAA
- a CDS encoding GntR family transcriptional regulator — MFDDRSPIYQQIAERIKNDILGGELAEDDQVMSTNQYAAFYRINPATAAKGFHQLIEEGVLYKKRGIGMFVSKGAQEALRAQRRQRFFEEVVDAMVTEARIVGISLDEVVQRIQEQQRSDR; from the coding sequence GTGTTCGACGACCGAAGCCCGATCTATCAACAGATCGCCGAACGGATCAAGAACGACATCCTCGGTGGCGAGCTGGCCGAAGACGACCAGGTCATGTCGACGAACCAGTACGCCGCCTTCTACCGGATCAACCCGGCCACCGCGGCCAAGGGTTTCCACCAGCTGATCGAAGAAGGCGTGCTCTACAAGAAGAGGGGGATCGGGATGTTCGTCAGCAAGGGAGCGCAGGAGGCCCTGCGGGCTCAGCGGCGTCAGCGCTTCTTCGAGGAGGTCGTCGACGCGATGGTGACCGAGGCACGGATCGTCGGCATCTCCCTCGACGAGGTCGTCCAGCGAATCCAGGAACAGCAGAGGAGTGACCGATGA
- the era gene encoding GTPase Era produces MSSSPADHRSGFACFVGRPNAGKSTLTNALIGTKVAITSSRPQTTRHAIRGIVHRPEAQLVVVDTPGLHRPRTLLGQRLNDVVRETWAEVDVVGFCVPADQKIGPGDRFIAAELAKVARRTPVFGVVTKTDLVPAERVAQQLVALQEVMAFAELIPVSAVDGYQVSTLTDLLIGRLPVGPALYPGGELTDEPETTLVAELIREAALEGVRDELPHSIAVTVEEMVPREGRDDMLDVHAVMYVERPSQKSIVIGRAGERLKHVGSEARRQIEALLGSRIFLDLRVKVAKDWQRDPKQLRRLGF; encoded by the coding sequence ATGAGCAGCAGCCCCGCCGATCACCGATCCGGCTTCGCCTGTTTCGTCGGTCGGCCGAACGCAGGCAAGTCCACGCTGACCAACGCGCTGATCGGGACGAAGGTCGCGATCACCTCCAGCAGACCGCAGACGACCCGGCATGCCATCCGCGGCATCGTGCACCGGCCGGAGGCGCAGCTGGTCGTGGTGGACACGCCGGGGCTGCACCGGCCGCGCACGCTGCTGGGGCAGCGGCTCAACGACGTCGTGCGCGAGACGTGGGCCGAGGTGGACGTGGTCGGCTTCTGCGTGCCCGCCGACCAGAAGATCGGCCCGGGCGACCGGTTCATCGCCGCCGAACTGGCCAAGGTGGCGCGGCGGACCCCGGTGTTCGGCGTGGTCACCAAGACCGATCTCGTGCCCGCCGAGCGGGTGGCGCAGCAGCTGGTGGCCCTCCAGGAGGTGATGGCCTTCGCGGAGCTGATCCCCGTCTCGGCGGTGGACGGCTATCAGGTCTCCACGCTCACGGATCTGCTGATCGGCAGGCTTCCGGTCGGCCCCGCGCTGTATCCGGGCGGTGAGCTGACCGACGAGCCGGAGACGACGCTGGTCGCCGAGCTCATCAGGGAGGCGGCGTTGGAGGGCGTGCGCGACGAGCTGCCGCACTCCATCGCGGTGACCGTCGAGGAGATGGTGCCGCGCGAGGGCAGGGACGACATGCTGGACGTCCACGCGGTGATGTACGTCGAGCGGCCCAGCCAGAAGTCCATCGTCATCGGCCGCGCCGGGGAACGGCTGAAGCACGTCGGCTCCGAGGCACGCCGCCAGATCGAGGCGCTGCTGGGCAGCAGGATCTTCCTCGATCTGCGGGTGAAGGTCGCGAAGGACTGGCAGCGCGATCCCAAGCAGCTGCGTCGACTCGGTTTCTGA
- a CDS encoding ATP-binding cassette domain-containing protein yields the protein MTLDIAVDGLRVDYGSFTAVRDLSFTLAGGKIHGLLGRNGSGKSTLLSVIAAFRKATAGSVRVGGQQPFENAEIVRQICFIRESGDTAGGSVKASLDFAAAFRPNWDADYAEALLDRFEIQKKKSVDALSRGKKSALGVTLGLASRAPLTIFDESYLGMDAPSRYAFYEELLDDYLANPRTIVLSTHLIEEVGSLFEEVVILDRGGLVLHEETETLRERGAAVTGPAETVDRFTASLRVLNEQRLGGTKSATVFGALTAEQRDRARADGLELGPVGIQDLFVHLTGSGEERR from the coding sequence ATGACGTTGGACATCGCGGTCGACGGGCTTCGGGTCGACTACGGGAGCTTCACGGCCGTCCGTGATCTCAGCTTCACCCTCGCGGGCGGGAAGATCCACGGACTGCTCGGCCGCAACGGCTCCGGCAAGAGCACGCTGCTGTCGGTGATCGCGGCCTTCCGCAAGGCCACGGCGGGTTCCGTGCGGGTCGGCGGACAGCAGCCGTTCGAGAACGCCGAGATCGTCCGCCAGATCTGCTTCATCCGCGAGAGCGGCGACACGGCGGGCGGCAGCGTCAAGGCGTCACTCGACTTCGCCGCCGCCTTCCGGCCGAACTGGGACGCCGACTACGCCGAGGCACTGCTCGATCGCTTCGAGATCCAGAAGAAGAAGTCGGTCGACGCCCTGTCCAGGGGTAAGAAGTCGGCACTCGGCGTGACGCTGGGGCTGGCCTCGCGTGCCCCGCTGACCATCTTCGACGAGTCCTACCTCGGCATGGACGCGCCGTCTCGATACGCCTTCTACGAGGAGCTGCTCGACGACTACCTGGCGAACCCCAGGACGATCGTCCTCTCCACGCACCTCATCGAAGAGGTCGGCTCGTTGTTCGAGGAGGTCGTGATCCTCGATCGCGGCGGGCTGGTGCTGCACGAGGAGACGGAGACGCTGCGGGAGCGGGGCGCGGCCGTCACCGGGCCCGCCGAGACGGTCGATCGCTTCACCGCCTCGCTGCGGGTGCTCAACGAACAGCGGCTCGGCGGGACGAAGTCGGCGACGGTGTTCGGCGCCCTCACCGCCGAGCAGCGGGACCGGGCCCGCGCCGACGGGCTCGAACTGGGTCCCGTCGGGATCCAGGATCTGTTCGTGCACCTGACCGGGTCCGGGGAGGAGCGGCGATGA
- the ybeY gene encoding rRNA maturation RNase YbeY: MSIEIANESGVAVEETSIVAAARYALDRMGVSALAELSVLLVELEAMADLHERWMDLPGPTDVMAFPMDELDSARRPDTAASGPALLGDIVLCPEFAREQAKKAGHSLLDELHLLTVHGVLHLLGYDHAEPAEEREMFGLQNRLLADFKTTIREERETAARESADARVLGVVGLERTGTDEPGGSAAEPPSESGR; this comes from the coding sequence GTGAGTATCGAGATCGCCAACGAGTCAGGTGTGGCGGTTGAGGAGACCTCCATCGTCGCCGCCGCTCGCTATGCACTGGACCGGATGGGCGTGAGCGCGCTCGCCGAGTTGTCCGTGCTCTTGGTCGAGCTGGAGGCGATGGCCGATCTGCACGAGCGGTGGATGGACCTGCCCGGTCCCACCGACGTGATGGCGTTTCCGATGGACGAGCTGGACTCGGCCCGCAGACCCGACACGGCCGCCTCCGGTCCCGCCCTGCTCGGTGACATCGTGCTGTGCCCGGAGTTCGCCAGAGAACAGGCGAAGAAGGCAGGCCACAGCCTCCTCGACGAGCTGCACCTGCTCACGGTGCACGGCGTGCTGCATCTGCTCGGCTACGACCACGCGGAGCCCGCCGAGGAGCGGGAGATGTTCGGCCTGCAGAACCGGTTGTTGGCCGACTTCAAGACCACCATCCGCGAGGAGCGGGAGACGGCGGCCCGCGAGTCCGCCGACGCACGGGTGCTCGGGGTGGTCGGCCTGGAACGCACCGGCACCGACGAGCCGGGCGGCTCCGCCGCCGAGCCTCCGTCGGAATCGGGTCGGTGA
- a CDS encoding cytidine deaminase, with amino-acid sequence MAEPVKGVGTPAASQVEEAVLDGEDQKIITLARASRARTGAAEGAAVRDTDGRTYAACTVDLPSLKLTALQAAVAAAVASGAPGLEAAAVVTDSPDLDEASTAAVRDLSARAPLFRADGAGRLLDTLR; translated from the coding sequence GTGGCTGAGCCAGTGAAGGGCGTCGGCACCCCCGCCGCGTCGCAGGTCGAGGAGGCCGTGCTCGACGGCGAGGATCAGAAGATCATCACCCTCGCGCGGGCGAGCCGAGCCAGGACCGGTGCCGCGGAGGGCGCGGCCGTTCGGGACACCGACGGCCGGACCTATGCGGCATGCACGGTCGACCTCCCCTCACTGAAGCTCACCGCCCTCCAGGCCGCGGTGGCCGCGGCGGTGGCCAGCGGCGCGCCCGGTCTGGAGGCGGCGGCCGTGGTCACCGACTCGCCCGACCTGGACGAGGCCTCCACCGCTGCCGTGCGCGACCTTTCGGCACGTGCGCCGCTGTTCCGGGCCGACGGAGCAGGCCGGCTGCTCGACACGCTGCGCTGA